In Verrucomicrobiota bacterium, a single genomic region encodes these proteins:
- a CDS encoding ammonia-forming cytochrome c nitrite reductase subunit c552 — protein sequence MSQTPGSIRSRRHDLDALRATAMLLGIFYHAALSFAAGIPWMVRDVSQAQGLNPHAPKLRLIRKALKDAIAEKGVNPYWPEKNAKSFEAADRQHQQTLVCAQCHVEYTCGPGTDKVVRDHFPWVKARDLQDHYTKTFEYQQDWKHALTGEPLIKSQHPAAETFWESKYERAGASCATCHMPKLTWGGKTFTSHWMTSPFKYLDRHLKGDKQFGAYPCAECHKVDADKLLTQAKRVQQHVFDLQRQTQQALSDAIDAIVAAKAAQERGTAVDTGKLKEAVRLHQLAHVRWENLVVLENSMGFHNPEEVMLELGKAVDFARQAQLLARETLQPPAR from the coding sequence ATGAGCCAGACCCCGGGATCGATCCGCTCTCGCCGCCACGACCTCGACGCCCTGCGCGCCACCGCGATGTTGCTGGGCATCTTCTATCACGCCGCGCTTTCCTTTGCCGCGGGGATTCCCTGGATGGTTCGAGATGTGAGTCAGGCCCAGGGTCTCAATCCGCACGCGCCCAAACTGCGCCTCATTCGCAAGGCGTTGAAGGACGCCATCGCCGAGAAGGGCGTCAATCCGTATTGGCCGGAGAAAAACGCGAAGAGTTTTGAGGCCGCTGACCGCCAGCACCAGCAGACCCTTGTCTGCGCCCAGTGCCATGTCGAATACACCTGCGGCCCGGGCACTGACAAGGTCGTCCGCGATCACTTCCCGTGGGTCAAGGCGCGCGACTTGCAGGATCACTACACCAAGACCTTTGAATACCAACAGGACTGGAAACACGCGCTCACCGGCGAGCCATTGATCAAGAGCCAGCACCCGGCGGCGGAAACCTTCTGGGAAAGCAAATACGAGCGGGCCGGTGCGTCCTGTGCCACCTGCCACATGCCCAAACTCACCTGGGGCGGCAAGACCTTCACCTCCCATTGGATGACCAGCCCGTTCAAGTATCTTGATCGCCACCTCAAGGGCGACAAACAATTTGGGGCTTACCCTTGCGCCGAGTGCCACAAAGTGGACGCGGACAAACTCCTGACCCAGGCCAAACGGGTGCAACAACATGTTTTCGATCTCCAGCGGCAGACGCAACAAGCGTTGAGCGACGCGATTGACGCCATCGTCGCGGCCAAAGCGGCGCAGGAACGCGGAACGGCGGTGGACACCGGCAAACTGAAGGAAGCAGTGCGTTTGCACCAACTGGCGCATGTGCGCTGGGAGAATTTGGTCGTGTTGGAGAACAGCATGGGCTTTCACAACCCCGAGGAAGTAATGCTGGAACTGGGCAAGGCGGTGGATTTTGCGCGGCAGGCGCAGTTGCTCGCTCGGGAAACACTCCAGCCCCCGGCTCGTTGA
- a CDS encoding universal stress protein — protein sequence MASNHGWLAARDRAAKHFAGLIANPLPLSTRGSTTERVVRHAACPVLTVRSHAEAKSSSTKSRSLAPSINRILVPVDFSAPSREMLKFAVAFALNSVPRWCCCT from the coding sequence ATTGCCAGTAACCACGGCTGGCTTGCCGCTCGCGACCGGGCCGCCAAACATTTCGCAGGCTTGATTGCCAACCCGTTGCCACTCAGCACAAGGGGCAGCACCACCGAGCGTGTCGTGCGTCACGCTGCCTGTCCCGTGCTCACGGTTCGCTCCCACGCCGAAGCGAAATCGTCCAGCACCAAATCCCGGAGTCTCGCGCCGAGCATCAACCGCATCCTCGTGCCGGTGGACTTCTCCGCGCCGTCTCGTGAGATGCTGAAATTCGCCGTTGCGTTCGCGCTCAATTCCGTGCCTCGCTGGTGTTGTTGCACGTGA